One Pelobates fuscus isolate aPelFus1 chromosome 8, aPelFus1.pri, whole genome shotgun sequence genomic window carries:
- the LOC134571927 gene encoding oocyte zinc finger protein XlCOF6-like — protein sequence MESDIPPSSNGLDEDVLDEYHGSDQDTEQTHSDSSLIDGSPLMLVTVEEEEFCPNNGPGHQDASMSSDAFQESSSPYTSTPVQMADACTSTEPLPTTADKCFQWPENELNFERDPWTIHHEQYYGAPYFNPINYTLPHHASTYKHSLRSWASQKPSAESIVDYMSLYKRSIYNGAEYLSSYMGKGIKLEHDLKYELKQSEFDKVAVYFSKEEWGCLTKEEKDLYKEVMMDNYHILCSLGCANIKPTIISKIEQGQEPYGTDLWQTEDIPPLINSIGWAHIKPSIIPKAELEDESYVTDCWKSEEESPKINKIDWGAIQSYEDSLYKRSRERQGFAPKSGLDNPHGNPNTALDLSFIKREKPFSDQHNLPKQERIPPGKRSFPCLECGKMFATVTQRVKHQKIHEGAGQFSCTECEKCFKSKSYLTIHQRTHTGEKPFLCSECGEGFISMSHLVVHHKVHVGMVQFVCPECGDTFTRKTELIRHQRLHTGEKPYACSECGKCFKRKSDLLSHHKNHTGEKLYTCSQCDKTFSRQSHLVVHQRTHTGEKPYQCTICGKGFIKNSDVVRHYKTHSIDKPFKCSECGKGFSKNTFLLKHLDKHLIPEKEDKSFICSQCGESFSSMNDLATHETSHVVEKSFICSECGKCFSDISNLVTHQMHHRGERSFACFDCGKCFTKNLYLVRHQRSHSDDKSFLCSECGKCFTSKSDLDIHETIHTVEKSFVCSECGKCFSQKANLLTHQRNHKGKKSFACSECGKCFTKNLYLARHQRIHTGEKSFVCHECGKCFTSKSDLDIHETIHRPETISGIMGDISPGKIQAGE from the exons ATGGAGAGTGACATTCCCCCATCATCTAACGGACTTGATGAAGATGTATTAGATGAATACCATGGCTCAGACCAAGACACAGAACAGACTCATTCAGACAGCAGCTTAATTGATGGAAGCCCATTAATGTTGGTTACTGTTGAGGAGGAAGAGTTCTGCCCAAATAACGGTCCTGGGCATCAAGATGCCAGCATGAGTAGTGATGCTTTCCAGGAGAGCTCTAGCCCATACACATCGACACCTGTACAGATGGCTGATGCTTGCACATCTACTGAACCATTGCCCACCACAGCAGACAAGTGTTTTCAGTGGCCCGAGAATGAGCTGAATTTTGAAAGGGATCCTTGGACTATTCACCATGAACAGTACTACGGAGCTCCTTATTTCAACCCTATAAACTACACATTGCCCCACCATGCCTCCACCTACAAGCATTCTCTCCGTTCTTGGGCCTCACAGAAGCCCAGTGCAGAGTCCATTGTAGACTACATGTCCCTGTACAAGAGATCCATATACAATGGTGCAGAGTACCTCTCTAGTTACATGGGCAAAGGAATTAAACTAGAACACGACCTCAAGTACGAACTG AAACAATCTGAGTTCGATAAAGTTGCCGTTTACTTTTCCAAGGAGGAATGGGGCTGTCTAACGAAAGAAGAGAAGGATCTGTATAAGGAGGTGATGATGGACAATTACCATATCCTCTGCTCTCTGG GATGTGCAAATATAAAGCCAACTATTATATCAAAGATAGAACAGGGGCAAGAGCCGTATGGAACTGATCTGTGGCAGACTGAAGATATACCTCCACTGATTAACAGTATAG GATGGGCTCATATAAAGCCTTCAATAATTCCAAAGGCCGAGCTTGAAGATGAATCCTACGTAACGGATTGCTGGAAATCAGAGGAGGAATCtccaaaaattaacaaaattg ACTGGGGGGCAATACAGAGTTATGAAGATAGCCTCTATAAACGCTCCCGGGAAAGGCAAGGCTTTGCTCCCAAATCAGGACTTGATAATCCTCACGGGAACCCCAACACAGCCCTAGATTTGAGCTTTATTAAGCGGGAGAAGCCATTTTCTGACCAACATAATCTTCCCAAGCAAGAGAGAATTCCTCCAGGTAAAAGATCATTCCCTTGCCTGGAATGTGGGAAGATGTTTGCTACAGTGACACAGCGTGTGAAGCATCAGAAGATCCACGAAGGCGCCGGGCAGTTTTCTTGTACGGAATGCGAAAAATGTTTCAAATCAAAGTCTTACCTCACTATCCATCAAAGAACtcatacaggagagaaaccatttttaTGCTCGGAATGTGGTGAAGGGTTTATCAGCATGTCGCATTTAGTTGTCCATCATAAAGTCCATGTTGGGATGGTTCAGTTTGTTTGTCCAGAGTGTGGGGACACTTTCACGCGAAAAACAGAGCTTATCAGACATCAGCGGCTtcatacaggagagaaaccatatgCGTGttcagaatgtgggaaatgttttaaacGGAAATCAGATCTCCTCTCGCACCACAAAAATCATACTGGAGAGAAACTGTACACATGTTCTCAATGTGATAAAACGTTTAGTAGGCAGTCTCACCTTGTAGTCCACCAGAGAACACACACAGGGGAGAAACCATACCAGTGCACAATATGCGGAAAAGGATTCATCAAGAACTCGGATGTCGTGAGACATTATAAAACACACTCCATTGATAAACCATTTAAATGTTCAGAATGCGGAAAAGGTTTTTCCAAGAACACCTTTCTTCTCAAGCATCTTGATAAACACCTGATCCCCGAAAAAGAAGATAAATCATTTATATGTTCCCAATGTGGAGAAAGTTTTTCTAGCATGAATGATCTGGCCACACATGAGACAAGTCATGTTGTGGAGAAGTCTTTTATTTGCTCAGAATGTGGGAAATGCTTCAGTGACATCTCCAATCTGGTAACCCACCAAATGCACCACAGAGGAGAAAGATCATTTGCATGTTTTGACTGTGGAAAATGTTTCACTAAGAACTTGTATCTGGTTCGGCATCAGAGAAGTCACTCCGACGACAAATCCTTTTTGTGTTCTGAGTGTGGGAAGTGTTTTACCAGTAAGTCTGACCTAGATATTCACGAGACAATCCACACTGTGGAAAAGTCGTTTGTATGTTCAGAATGCGGAAAATGTTTCAGCCAGAAGGCCAACCTTCTGACTCATCAGAGGAACCATAAAGGAAAGAAGTCATTTGCATGTTCCGAGTGTGGCAAATGTTTCACCAAAAACCTTTACCTTGCCAGACAccagagaattcacacaggagaaaaatctTTTGTGTGccatgaatgtggaaaatgtttcacTAGTAAATCCGATCTCGATATACACGAGACAATTCACAGACCTGAAACTATTAGCGGAATTATGGGAGACATCTCGCCAGGAAAAATTCAAGCAGGAGAGTGA
- the WFIKKN1 gene encoding WAP, Kazal, immunoglobulin, Kunitz and NTR domain-containing protein 1 gives MYTREMLVTLWVLPLCLLAQNTLPNSNKDHFGICPNQLNANLWVDAQSTCERECKSDQDCEAFEKCCTNVCGQQSCVAARYPDSGMPAPGTSHPATCAGFICTQQGSDCEMWEGRPICRCRERCGKQPSFTCASDGLTYYNRCYMDAEACARGISLAEVPCKFVSSWPLTSAAPSETTQQPTPPSTPVELPMPPALYHAPAPQSVTMGGTVGLQCECSGRPQPEIFWEKMGDGPSVPLMRPDQMYGNLVVTNSGQLVIYNARPEDAGIYVCMARNSAGILHANFPLSVLRKDTNPTNLPQIHLGYLSECQKLPERNDCQGPHVLRWTYYAQSGDCKTFLHRWCPGMSNSFQTYEECRTMCQVAPSDPCTLPPVRGPCKTPEVRWAYSALMRQCFSFIYGGCQSNQNNFESKDACEDHCPLPRAKQCQGCHLRGRLVPSLCRSDFVIVGRLEDSGEEHVLKVAINEVLKDDYMGLHLFHTNYLEVTLGDSGGDCPCAGLVGDGQLLIMGEVQDGMALLGTSSYVRPANDKRLKKVREMLEKGTCQMLNRFQD, from the exons ATGTATACTCGGGAAATGCTGGTCACACTCTGGGTTTTGCCGCTGTGCCTATTGGCACAGAATACGTTGCCAAACTCCAATAAGGACCATTTCGGCATCTGCCCCAACCAACTGAATGCCAATCTTTGGGTGGACGCTCAAAGCACCTGCGAGAGGGAGTGCAAGTCCGACCAG GACTGCGAGGCGTTTGAGAAATGTTGCACTAATGTGTGCGGACAGCAGAGTTGCGTGGCTGCACGGTACCCAGATTCAGGAATGCCTGCTCCAGGTACTTCTCATCCAGCTACttgtgctgggtttatttgcACCCAGCAAGGCTCAGACTGCGAAATGTGGGAAGGGCGGCCCATTTGCCGTTGCCGAGAGCGCTGCGGAAAACAGCCAAGTTTTACTTGTGCCTCTGATGGTCTTACCTACTATAACCGCTGTTACATGGATGCAGAGGCCTGTGCCAGGGGTATTAGCCTGGCAGAAGTTCCCTGTAAATTTGTCTCATCATGGCCCCTGACAAGCGCAGCCCCATCTGAGACTACACAACAGCCTACTCCTCCTTCAACTCCAGTGGAACTACCAATGCCACCTGCCTTGTACCATGCACCAGCACCTCAGTCTGTGACCATGGGGGGCACTGTGGgcttgcagtgtgagtgcagtgggaGGCCCCAGCCTGAGATTTTTTGGGAAAAGATGGGTGATGGTCCGTCTGTTCCTCTAATGCGGCCAGACCAAATGTATGGAAATCTAGTGGTCACAAACTCTGGACAGCTAGTCATTTATAATGCCCGACCTGAAGATGCTGGAATCTATGTCTGCATGGCCCGTAACTCTGCAGGAATTCTCCACGCTAATTTCCCTCTCTCTGTCCTGAGGAAAGACACAAATCCCACAaaccttccccaaatacatttagGATACCTGTCTGAATGCCAAAAACTCCCAGAACGCAATGACTGCCAGGGACCTCATGTCCTGCGTTGGACGTACTATGCCCAAAGTGGTGACTGCAAGACCTTCCTTCATAGATGGTGTCCTGGTATGTCCAATAGTTTTCAGACGTATGAAGAGTGCAGGACAATGTGCCAGGTGGCACCTTCTGACCCTTGCACACTGCCACCGGTCAGAGGTCCATGCAAAACACCAGAGGTGAGATGGGCATATAGTGCCCTAATGCGCCAGTGTTTTTCCTTCATTTATGGTGGATGCCAGAGCAATCAGAACAACTTTGAAAGCAAAGATGCCTGTGAAGATCACTGCCCCCTTCCAAGAGCCAAGCAGTGCCAAGGATGCCATCTGCGAGGAAGGTTGGTGCCCAGCTTGTGCCGTAGTGACTTTGTAATTGTTGGCAGGTTGGAGGATTCAGGTGAAGAACATGTGCTCAAAGTTGCCATAAATGAGGTGCTGAAGGATGACTACATGGGTCTTCATTTGTTTCATACAAACTATCTGGAAGTAACCCTTGGAGATAGTGGAGGAGACTGTCCGTGTGCTGGTCTTGTCGGGGATGGACAGCTTTTAATCATGGGGGAGGTCCAGGATGGTATGGCCTTACTGGGAACTTCTAGCTACGTCCGTCCAGCCAATGACAAAAGGCTGAAGAAGGTGCGAGAGATGTTGGAGAAAGGAACATGTCAAATGCTTAATAGATTTCAAGACTGA